In Pirellulales bacterium, the DNA window AACCCGCGGCGAAACAGGATCCACTGGAACGGGCGGACACCGGCAGCTCGGCCGAGGAGTTTGACGTGACGGCACACGATGACGCCGCGAGTAGCAAACCAACCGATCGTGTATCGACGATCGCCGTCCACGGTGGCGAGGCCCGCCAGAAGCTGGCCAATGCGATCACCGACCCGATCTTCGCCGCCTCGACCTACACGTTCGAGAACACGCAGGCGGTCATCGACTTCATCGAGCAAAAGCAGCCGCGCGAGGAATACGGCCGCTACGGCAATCCGAGCGAGCGCGTCGTCGAGCGAAAGCTGGCGGCGCTCGAAGGGGGCGAATCGGCATTGCTCTTCACGACCGGCATGTCGGCCTTCGTCACTCTGTTGATGGCCAAGTTGAATTCCGGCGACGAGGTGATCTTTTTCGACGAATGCTACCATCGCAGCCGCGAGTTCTGTCTGAAGCATCTCGCGCGTTTCGGCGTGGTGACTCGGCAGGTTCGCGCTTGCGACTATGCTGCGATGGAAGCCGCCATCACGCCGCGAACCCGCCTCTTGATCAGCGAATCGCCGACCAATCCGCATCTAAGCATCGTCGATCTCGAGCGGTTCGCCGATCTCGGCCGTCGCCGCGAAATCGAGACCTTGATCGACGCGACGCTCGGCACGCCGTTCAACATCCGCCCGCTGGCCGCCGGGATCGATTACGTGATGCACTCGGCCACCAAGTATCTTGGCGGGCACAATGATCTTCTGGCCGGCGCGGTGATCGGCACGGCCGAAAAGCTCGAGCCGATCCGCAAACTCCGCGGCATCATGGGGGCGATCAATTCGCCGCAAAACATTTATTTGCTTGGCCGCGGGCTAAAGACGTTCGAGCTGCGGATGCGGCGGCACAATGAAAACGGCCTCGCCGTGGCGGAGTTTCTAGCCGGCCACCCGCGGATCGAAAAGGTTTATTATCCGGGGCTGCCATCGCATCCGTATCATGAAGTGGCGCGGCGCACGATGCGCGGATTCGGCGGCTTGGTAACATTCCTCGTCCGCGATGCCGACTGGCGCGCCACGGCCCGAGTGGTCGATTCGGTGAAAATCCCGCGGATCGGACCGAGCCTCGGCGGCGTCGAATCGTTGATCGAGCAACCGCTCGTGATGAGCTACTATGAATGCACCGCCGCCGATCGCCAGCGGTTCGGCATCCCGGACAACATGATCCGCCTGGCCTGCGGGATCGAGAACCCCGAAGATCTAGTCGCCGATTTGGCGCAAGCGCTGGAACAGTAGGCGACGGCCTCATGCAGTTTCGCACTCGTGCAATTCATGTTGGCAATGCGGCCGATTGGCAGACGGGGGCGGTCGTGCCGCCGATCCATTTGGCCTCGACCTTCGTTCAACCGGGGGCCGGCACGTGGGCCGAGTTCGACTACTCGCGGAGCGGCAATCCCACGCGCAAAGCTCTCGAAACGACGCTCACTTCGCTGGAGGGCGGCTGCGGGGCGCTCGCTTTCTCTTCCGGCATGGCGGCGATCCATTGCGTCACCATGCTGCTCAGTTCCGGCGATCACATTCTTGCGGGCAGCGACATCTACGGCGGCACATATCGGCTGCTACACAAAATCTGCAACCGTAGCGGAATCGGCGTCACGCTCGTCCCCTCGACCGATCTGGAACAATTCGAGGCGGCGATCACACCGAGCACGCGATTGCTCTGGATTGAAACTCCGGGCAATCCGCTGTTGTCGATCACCGACATTGCCGGCTGCGCCGACATCGCCCATCGGCACGGCGCGCTGTTGGGGATCGATAGCACATTTGCCACGCCAGTGCTCACCCGCCCGCTCGAACTCGGGGCCGACATCGTCATGCACTCGGCGACGAAATACATCAGCGGGCATAGCGACGTGCTAGGTGGAGCGCTCGTCATGCGCGATGCCGAGTTATGCAAACGACTCTATTTCATTCAGAACGCGACCGGCGCGGTCATGGCGCCTCTCGAATCGTTTCTCTGCTCGCGAGGGCTCAAGACGCTCGAGCTGCGCGTGCTCGAGCAGTGCCGCACGGCCTCCCGAATCGCCGGCTATTTGGCCGCCGACCGACGTATTCGGCGCGTGCTATATCCGGGTCTGCCAGAGCATCCGGGACATGCCCTGGCCGCGAAACAAATGTTGGGCGGATTCGGCGCAATGCTGTCGTTCGAAGTCGTTGGCGACTTCGCCGCCGCCAAGCGAGTTGCCGAGAGCACTCGACTGTTTCAACTGGCCGTCAGCCTTGGGGCAGTCGAATCGCTGATCGAGCAGCCTGCTTCAATGTCCCATGCGAGCTACGATCCGGCTGCCCGGCAGGCGTTCGGCATCACCGATAGCCTGATCCGGCTCTCCGTCGGTCTGGAGGCCTTTGAAGACCTCCGCGATGACCTGGATCAATCGCTGCCCAATTGTTGAGATCCAAGCGCATCGGCCGCCGTTGGCAACGTCGGCAACGAAGGCTTTTGGCAATCTGCGAAGACTTATCCGATTATTTCGACTTTAACGGAAGTTCGGATTGCAAAGCTCCGATATTCTCCGTCGAGAACGATTGCGATCAGGGTGGGCTGGATCGCA includes these proteins:
- a CDS encoding aminotransferase class I/II-fold pyridoxal phosphate-dependent enzyme, which encodes MPSKLNTALESPSLSEPAAKQDPLERADTGSSAEEFDVTAHDDAASSKPTDRVSTIAVHGGEARQKLANAITDPIFAASTYTFENTQAVIDFIEQKQPREEYGRYGNPSERVVERKLAALEGGESALLFTTGMSAFVTLLMAKLNSGDEVIFFDECYHRSREFCLKHLARFGVVTRQVRACDYAAMEAAITPRTRLLISESPTNPHLSIVDLERFADLGRRREIETLIDATLGTPFNIRPLAAGIDYVMHSATKYLGGHNDLLAGAVIGTAEKLEPIRKLRGIMGAINSPQNIYLLGRGLKTFELRMRRHNENGLAVAEFLAGHPRIEKVYYPGLPSHPYHEVARRTMRGFGGLVTFLVRDADWRATARVVDSVKIPRIGPSLGGVESLIEQPLVMSYYECTAADRQRFGIPDNMIRLACGIENPEDLVADLAQALEQ
- a CDS encoding PLP-dependent aspartate aminotransferase family protein, which codes for MQFRTRAIHVGNAADWQTGAVVPPIHLASTFVQPGAGTWAEFDYSRSGNPTRKALETTLTSLEGGCGALAFSSGMAAIHCVTMLLSSGDHILAGSDIYGGTYRLLHKICNRSGIGVTLVPSTDLEQFEAAITPSTRLLWIETPGNPLLSITDIAGCADIAHRHGALLGIDSTFATPVLTRPLELGADIVMHSATKYISGHSDVLGGALVMRDAELCKRLYFIQNATGAVMAPLESFLCSRGLKTLELRVLEQCRTASRIAGYLAADRRIRRVLYPGLPEHPGHALAAKQMLGGFGAMLSFEVVGDFAAAKRVAESTRLFQLAVSLGAVESLIEQPASMSHASYDPAARQAFGITDSLIRLSVGLEAFEDLRDDLDQSLPNC